A genomic stretch from Telopea speciosissima isolate NSW1024214 ecotype Mountain lineage chromosome 7, Tspe_v1, whole genome shotgun sequence includes:
- the LOC122667045 gene encoding ankyrin repeat-containing protein ITN1-like codes for MDRRLYEASVRGEVPAFLDLIKEDEDLINQTTYQTSNSVLHIAAKFGNLDLATEIVKQQPEMVSAVNEKMETPLHEACREGHMVLMELLLATDPRVAYKLNLHNESVLFVACGRGQFNLVKLLLAHRSWLLLLEDDRPTTSLHVAASAGYFDIVKEILKTQPDLASRKDRHGCSPLHLACSKGHLDITRELLRLEPDLSSLQDKDGKTPLHSAASKGRVNILDEILSTSLDSAEMVTEQGETVLHLAVKNNQYEAVRYLVDNLNITNLLNMPDKDGNTVLHLASAGKLTAMVTFLVTKTNIDVNALNRKGFTALDVVEISGSSSGTLQLIPTLQEAGGKRCDQLPPGSPKIHRLTIQTNNPEASILVDERPPSPVQPSSRSTTSMAHRHNRRRHSSGRREKQRKLHMEGLTNVRNTIVVVAVLIATVTFAAGVSPPGGVHQDGPLIGKSAVGRKTAFKVFMVCNNIALFSSLGIVIVLVSVIPFRRKKMMKLVAATHKVMWVSVSFMAAAYIAASWVVTPSGKGTKWVRVAVLSIGGGCVMFIFVGLMIMLTKHWLRKLEWRRKREGRKKASPNSSISRVEDDLHYSRKKGSSYSSNSDMESSEKEGIHPF; via the exons ATGGATCGGAGGTTGTATGAGGCATCGGTACGAGGGGAAGTGCCTGCCTTTCTCGATTTGATTAAAGAAGACGAGGACCTTATCAATCAAACGACCTATCAAACCTCCAACAGCGTCTTACATATCGCTGCGAAGTTCGGAAACCTTGACTTGGCCACCGAGATCGTTAAACAACAGCCGGAGATGGTGTCGGCAGTGAACGAGAAGATGGAAACTCCATTGCATGAAGCATGTAGGGAAGGGCACATGGTGCTGATGGAGCTACTGTTAGCAACTGACCCTCGAGTTGCTTACAAGCTTAACCTCCATAACGAGAGTGTGCTCTTTGTGGCCTGTGGTCGTGGCCAGTTCAACCTAGTGAAGCTGCTGCTGGCGCACCGTTCATGGCTGCTGTTGTTGGAGGATGATAGACCCACAACTTCCCTTCATGTCGCGGCATCGGCAGGCTATTTCG ATATTGTGAAGGAAATACTGAAAACACAGCCGGACCTGGCATCGAGAAAGGACCGTCATGGATGTTCTCCATTGCACCTGGCTTGTAGCAAAGGGCACTTAGATATAACAAGGGAGCTTCTAAGATTGGAACCTGATCTCTCTTCTTTGCAAGACAAGGACGGCAAAACACCACTTCATTCTGCAGCAAGCAAAGGAAGAGTCAATATCCTCGACGAGATCCTCTCGACGAGCCTTGATTCCGCCGAGATGGTAACCGAACAGGGAGAGACAGTTCTACATCTAGCCGTCAAGAACAACCAGTACGAAGCCGTCAGGTACCTGGTGGATAACCTAAATATCACCAACCTCTTGAACATGCCCGACAAAGACGGCAACACCGTCTTGCATCTCGCCTCTGCCGGAAAGCTCACTGCA ATGGTTACATTCCTGGTCACCAAGACAAATATTGACGTCAACGCTCTGAATCGGAAAGGATTCACGGCCCTCGACGTTGTAGAGATCAGTGGCAGCAGCTCCGGTACCCTCCAACTCATACCCACATTACAGGAAGCCGGCGGTAAGCGATGCGATCAGTTGCCTCCAGGATCGCCCAAAATCCACCGACTTACTATCCAAACCAATAACCCAGAAGCATCAATATTAGTAGATGAAAGACCACCATCGCCAGTTCAACCTTCTTCACGGTCGACCACATCCATGGCCCATCGCCATAACCGACGGAGACACAGCAGTGGCCGTCGAGAAAAGCAACGGAAGCTCCACATGGAGGGCTTGACAAATGTGCGAAACACCATCGTAGTTGTGGCTGTTCTAATAGCCACCGTGACATTCGCTGCCGGCGTCAGTCCTCCCGGTGGTGTTCACCAAGACGGGCCACTGATCGGTAAGTCAGCAGTCGGAAGGAAGACTGCTTTCAAGGTCTTCATGGTCTGCAACAACATAGCATTGTTCTCTTCACTGGGAATAGTGATCGTTCTTGTGAGTGTCATTCCCTTCCGACGAAAAAAGATGATGAAACTTGTGGCAGCCACACACAAAGTGATGTGGGTTTCAGTGTCGTTCATGGCTGCGGCCTACATAGCAGCCTCGTGGGTGGTCACGCCAAGTGGCAAGGGAACAAAGTGGGTTCGAGTGGCTGTGCTGTCAATTGGGGGAGGGTGCGTGATGTTCATTTTTGTGGGGCTTATGATTATGTTGACAAAGCACTGGCTAAGGAAGTTGGaatggaggaggaagagagaagggaggaagaaggcgAGCCCTAACAGTAGCATAAGTCGGGTAGAGGACGACCTGCATTACTCTAGGAAGAAAGGTAGCTCTTACTCGAGTAACTCTGATATGGAGAGCTCCGAGAAGGAAGGTATACACCCATTTTAA